In a single window of the Oenanthe melanoleuca isolate GR-GAL-2019-014 chromosome 28, OMel1.0, whole genome shotgun sequence genome:
- the ZBTB7A gene encoding zinc finger and BTB domain-containing protein 7A gives MAGGVDGPIGIPFPDHSSDILSSLNEQRNNGLLCDVVILVEGQEFPTHRSVLAACSQYFKKLFTSGLVVDQQNVYEIDFVSADALSALLEFAYTATLTVSTSNVNDILNAATLLEIPAVRDVCTDLLERKILAKNDQMDTVDQIDQRNHLRAKEYLEFFQSNPVNGHQGSFPWTNPELRDLQRLNFRGQEEEEESNCNGLDFYSQATPTERPKASDCDPDSNPAMWLEREDEEPASAGMFSPSQNGHYSSRGLATPGEEEGGTPRGPLEPQEAGDSPSFIPTGTETEDDGREVDDLAASALLQQMINSVGRQQLGDDDRKDEDGVMDYYLKYFGSSSEGDVYPSWSQKVEKKIRAKAFQKCPICEKVIQGAGKLPRHIRTHTGEKPYECNICNVRFTRQDKLKVHMRKHTGEKPYLCQQCGAAFAHNYDLKNHMRVHTGLRPYQCDSCCKTFVRSDHLHRHLKKDGCNGIPSRRGRKPRVREAGAMPPTPTGSAEDGAGLAAESHECEDTAQGGEQEQQQQQQHFEENSNNEAPGLNVAGGSDEGNAQGLS, from the exons ATGGCGGGTGGCGTGGACGGCCCCATAGGGATCCCGTTCCCGGATCACAGCAGCGACATCCTCAGCAGCCTGAACGAGCAGAGGAACAACGGGCTGCTGTGCGACGTGGTCATCCTGGTGGAAGGCCAGGAGTTCCCCACCCACCGCTCCGTCCTGGCGGCGTGCAGCCAGTACTTCAAGAAGCTCTTCACCTCAGGGTTAGTGGTGGACCAGCAGAACGTGTACGAGATTGACTTTGTGAGTGCGGACGCGCTGTCGGCGCTGCTGGAGTTCGCCTACACCGCCACCCTCACCGTCAGCACTTCCAACGTCAACGACATCCTCAACGCCGCCACGCTGCTGGAGATCCCGGCCGTCAGGGATGTCTGCACGGATCTCCTGGAGAGGAAGATTCTGGCCAAAAATGACCAGATGGATACAGTAGATCAAATTGATCAGAGGAACCATCTCAGAGCTAAAGAGTACCTGGAGTTCTTCCAGAGCAACCCCGTGAACGGCCACCAAGGCAGCTTTCCGTGGACCAACCCAGAGTTGAGAGACCTTCAGAGACTGAACTTCCGaggccaggaggaggaggaggagtccAACTGCAACGGCCTGGACTTCTACTCGCAAGCCACCCCAACAGAAAGACCAAAGGCAAGTGACTGTGACCCCGACAGCAACCCGGCCATGTGGCTGGAGCGCGAGGACGAGGAGCCGGCCAGCGCCGGGATGTTCTCCCCCTCCCAGAACGGACATTACAGCAGCCGCGGCTTGGCCACCCcgggagaggaggaggggggcACCCCCAGGGGCCCCCTGGAGCCGCAGGAAGCCGGGGACTCGCCCAGCTTCATCCCCACGGGCACGGAGACGGAGGATGACGGCAGGGAGGTGGATGACCTGGCCGCCAGcgccctgctgcagcagatgaTCAACTCGGTGGGGCGGCAGCAGCTCGGCGACGACGACCGCAAGGACGAGGACGGGGTCATGGATTATTACTTGAAATATTTCGGCAGTTCCAGCGAGGGCGACGTGTACCCGTCCTGGTCCCAGAAGGTGGAGAAGAAGATCAGGGCGAAAGCATTCCAGAAGTGCCCCATCTGCGAGAAGGTGATCCAGGGCGCCGGGAAGCTGCCGCGCCACATCCGCacccacactggggagaagccctacGAGTGCAACATCTGCAACGTGCGGTTCACCAG GCAGGACAAGCTCAAGGTGCACATGAGGAAGCACACGGGGGAGAAGCCCtacctgtgccagcagtgcgGCGCCGCCTTCGCCCACAACTACGACTTGAAGAACCACATGCGGGTGCACACGGGGCTGCGGCCGTACCAGTGCGACAGCTGCTGCAAGACTTTCGTCCGCTCCGACCACCTGCACAGGCACCTTAAAAAGGATGGATGCAACGGGATCCCGTCGCGGAGGGGCCGCAAGCCGCGGGTCAGGGAGGCGGGGGCGATGCCGCCCACGCCCACGGGCAGCGCCGAGGACGgggcggggctggcggcggAGAGCCACGAGTGCGAGGACACGGCGCAGGGCGgcgagcaggagcagcagcagcagcagcagcactttgagGAGAATTCCAATAACGAAGCGCCGGGATTGAATGTAGCAGGAGGGTCGGATGAGGGTAACGCGCAAGGACTCtcctaa